The Labilithrix sp. nucleotide sequence GCGTCTGCGCGCCGACCTTGCCGATGACCGCCTGCGCCTCCTTCGGGAGGAGCGACGCGTAGATGCTGCCCTCCGGGAAGAGCCCGCGGATGAACTCCTTGTTCCGGCGCGAGAGCTTGTCCGCCTCCTCGTAGCTCATGTCCATGAAGTGGCGGCCGAGCGCGTCCCAGAGGTGGCTCGTGCCGTCGGCCTCGAGCGGCGGGAGCAGCTCCGCGAGCACCTCGTCGCGGAACGCCTCGCGGTGCATCTTCAAGAAGAGGAAGCGCACGTACGAGAGGAAGGTGCCGAGCCGCTCCGGCACCCGGCGGTAGTCGGGGTGGAGGACGAGGCCGCCGATCTCGGTCGGCCCGTCGTACGAGTACCCGATGCTGAGGACGGTGTGCTTGAAGTGCTTGTCGAGCGTCGCCGAGTAGCGCTCCTCGTCGGTGACGTCGAGATAGATGTAAGGCGCATCCTTCCGCCCGAGCTGTCCGAAGATCATCGACGTGCCGATGATCCTGTCCTTCGCCCGATCGACGAGGACGAACACGTACTGGCGGCGATTCGGCTCGAGGACGCCCTCGAAGCTCTGCTGCGAGCTCTCGAGGATCTGCTGCACGCCCTCTCGTTCGTGCGGGAGGTTGACGGTGTTGAGGTGCCGCGCGATCGCGAGGATCTGTTCTTCGTCGCCGAGCGTGGCGCCGCGGATCTCGTAGAGCGGCTCCATTCGCGAGCATGATACGTTGCCTTCCCGTGCGACGGCTTGCATTCGTCATCCTCCTGCTCTCTGCGATCGGACTCCAAGGCTGCAAGGGCTGCCAGAAGAGCGGCGGCTCGGATCGCCTGAAAGTGGCGGTTTCCATCTTTCCGATCTACGACCTGGTCCGGCGCGTCGCGGGCCCCGACGCCGACGTGAGCCTCTTGCTCCAGCCGGGCCGGAACGAGCACCACTTCGACCCGACGCCGCGGGACGTCGAGGCCGCGGCGGCGTCGAAGCTCGGGGTCATGGTCGGCCTCGGCCTCGATCCGTGGATGGAGAAGCTGATGAAGGACGCCGCGCCCGACGCGCGCATCCTCAAGGTCGGCGATCGCGTCCCCATCCTCACGATCAAGGACGACCCGATCGGCGCGGAGGACCACGACGATCACGACGAGGACGAGCACGCCGACGGCGGGCACCACGAAGAGCATCACGACGAGCACGAGGAGCACCACGAGCACGAGAAGAAGGGCGCCCCCGATCCGCACGTGTGGCTCGATCCGCAGCGCGCGCAGCTCATCGTCCGCGCGATCGCGGAGGAGCTCGGGCGCGTCGACACCGCGCACGCCCTCGCCTACCGCGCGCGCGCGACCGAGCTCGACAAGTCGCTCGTCGAGGTCGATCGCGAGGCGGCGGAGCGCCTCAAGAAGCTCTCGAAGAAGGGCTTCGTCACGTTCCACGGCTCCTTCGGCTACTTCGCGGAGCGGTACAAGCTGAACATCATCGCCGTCATCGAGCCCTACCCCGGCTCGGAGCCTACCGGCGAATACGTACAAAAGGTGCTCACCGCGATTAAGGACAAAAAGGTCCCGGCCCTCTACAGCGAGCCGCAGCTCGATCCGCGGCCGGCGAAGATCCTCGCGGAGGAGGCGAAGATCCCGCTC carries:
- a CDS encoding arginine N-succinyltransferase encodes the protein MEPLYEIRGATLGDEEQILAIARHLNTVNLPHEREGVQQILESSQQSFEGVLEPNRRQYVFVLVDRAKDRIIGTSMIFGQLGRKDAPYIYLDVTDEERYSATLDKHFKHTVLSIGYSYDGPTEIGGLVLHPDYRRVPERLGTFLSYVRFLFLKMHREAFRDEVLAELLPPLEADGTSHLWDALGRHFMDMSYEEADKLSRRNKEFIRGLFPEGSIYASLLPKEAQAVIGKVGAQTRGVEKLLRRIGFRYAERVDPFDGGPHFTAPTDEITLVKATQHLNIRQLLPPGTRVGRRGLVAVEMKDPPWFRAVLSPLTSVEDGAAVGGGEAKTLGVQLGDEVWVLPLD
- a CDS encoding zinc ABC transporter substrate-binding protein — encoded protein: MRRLAFVILLLSAIGLQGCKGCQKSGGSDRLKVAVSIFPIYDLVRRVAGPDADVSLLLQPGRNEHHFDPTPRDVEAAAASKLGVMVGLGLDPWMEKLMKDAAPDARILKVGDRVPILTIKDDPIGAEDHDDHDEDEHADGGHHEEHHDEHEEHHEHEKKGAPDPHVWLDPQRAQLIVRAIAEELGRVDTAHALAYRARATELDKSLVEVDREAAERLKKLSKKGFVTFHGSFGYFAERYKLNIIAVIEPYPGSEPTGEYVQKVLTAIKDKKVPALYSEPQLDPRPAKILAEEAKIPLGVLDPVGGGPETDSYEKMIRFDVAQLEKYLK